From the genome of Zalophus californianus isolate mZalCal1 chromosome 6, mZalCal1.pri.v2, whole genome shotgun sequence, one region includes:
- the RABGGTA gene encoding geranylgeranyl transferase type-2 subunit alpha isoform X1 — protein sequence MHGRLKVKTSEEQAEAKRLEREQKLKLYQSATRTVFQKRQAGELDESVLELTSQILGANPDFATLWNCRREVLQQLEAQKSPEELAALVKTELGFLESCLRVNPKSYGTWHHRCWLLGRLPEPNWARELELCARFLEVDERNFHCWDYRRFVAAQAAVPPAEELAFTDSLITRNFSNYSSWHYRSCLLPQLHPQPDSGPQGRLPEDVLLKELELVQNAFFTDPNDQSAWFYHRWLLGRADPQDALRCLHVSRDEACLTVSLSRPVLVGSGTETLLLTVDKSPLAVEWRTPDGRTRPSHVWLCDLPAASLNDQLPQHTFRVIWTAGDAQKECVLLKGRQEGWCRDSATDEQLFRCELSVEKSTVLQSELESCKELQELEPENKWCLLTIILLMRALDPLLYEKETLQYFQTLKAVDPMRAAYLDDLRSKFLLENSVLKMEYAEVRVLHLGHKDLTVLCHLEQLLLVTHLDLSHNRLRALPPALAALRCLEVLQANDNAIESLDGVTSLPRLQELSLCNNRLWQPTLLQPLASCPRLALLHLQGNPLCQAVGTSEHLAELLPSVNSILT from the exons ATG CACGGGCGCCTGAAGGTGAAGACGTCGGAAGAGCAGGCGGAGGCCAAAAGGCTAGAGCGGGAGCAGAAGCTGAAGCTATACCAGTCAGCCACCCGGACTGTCTTCCAGAAG CGCCAGGCTGGTGAGCTGGATGAATCAGTGCTGGAACTGACAAGCCAGATTCTGGGAGCCAACCCTGACTTTGCCACCCTCTGGAACTGTCGACGCGAGGTGCTTCAGCAGCTGGAAGCCCAAAA GTCCCCCGAGGAGTTGGCGGCCCTGGTGAAGACAGAACTGGGCTTCCTGGAGAGCTGCCTGCGGGTGAACCCCAAGTCCTATGGTACTTGGCACCACCGCTGCTGGCTGCTGGGCCGCCTGCCAGAGCCCAACTGGGCCCGGGAGCTGGAGTTATGTGCCCGCTTCCTCGAGGTCGATGAACGGAACT TTCACTGCTGGGACTACCGGCGTTTTGTGGCTGCGCAGGCAGCTGTGCCCCCTGCAGAGGAGCTAGCCTTCACTGACAGCCTCATCACCCGAAACTTTTCCAACTACTCCTCCTGGCATTACCGCTCCTGTCTCTTGCCCCAGCTGCACCCCCAGCCAGACTCTGGACCACAGGGACGCCTCCCTGAGGATGTGCTCCTCAAAG AGCTGGAGCTGGTACAGAATGCCTTCTTCACTGACCCCAACGATCAGAGCGCCTGGTTTTATCACCGCTGGCTCTTGGGACGAG CTGACCCCCAGGATGCCCTGCGCTGCCTGCACGTGAGCCGGGACGAGGCCTGTCTGACTGTCTCCCTCTCTCGGCCCGTCCTA GTGGGGTCCGGGACAGAGACCTTGCTGCTGACAGTGGACAAGTCACCCCTGGCTGTGGAGTGGAGGACCCCAGATGGCAGGACCCGGCCCAGCCACGTCTGG ctctgtgacttgcCTGCCGCCTCCCTCAATGACCAGTTGCCCCAGCATACATTTCGTGTCATTTGGACAGCAGGCGATGCCCAAAAGGAGTGTGTGCTTTTAAAAG GCCGCCAGGAGGGCTGGTGCCGGGACTCAGCCACGGATGAGCAGCTCTTCAG GTGTGAGCTGTCGGTGGAGAAGTCCACAGTGCTCCAGTCTGAACTTGAATCCTGTAAGGAGCTGCAGGAGCTGGAGCCGGAGAATAAGT GGTGCCTGCTCACCATCATCCTGCTGATGCGGGCACTGGACCCCCTGCTGTATGAGAAAGAGACGCTGCAGTATTTCCAGACCCTCAAG GCCGTGGACCCGATGCGGGCAGCGTACCTGGATGACCTGCGCAGCAAGTTCCTGCTGGAGAACAGCGTGCTCAAGATGGAGTATGCCGAGGTGCGCGTGCTACACCTGGGTCACAAG GATCTGACGGTACTCTGCCATCTGGAACAGCTGCTCTTGGTCACTCATCTGGACCTGTCACACAATCGTCTGCgcgccctgccccctgccctggctGCCCTGCGCTGCCTTGAG gtcCTGCAGGCCAATGATAATGCCATAGAGTCCCTGGATGGTGTCACCAGCCTGCCCCGGCTGCAGGAGCTCTCCCTGTGTAACAACC GCCTCTGGCAGCCCACACTGCTCCAGCCTCTTGCCTCCTGCCCCAGGCTGGCCCTCCTCCACCTGCAGGGCAACCCCCTGTGCCAAGCAGTGGGCACCTCTGAGCACCTGGCTGAGCTGTTGCCTTCAGTTAACAGCATCCTCACCTAG
- the RABGGTA gene encoding geranylgeranyl transferase type-2 subunit alpha isoform X2: MHGRLKVKTSEEQAEAKRLEREQKLKLYQSATRTVFQKAGELDESVLELTSQILGANPDFATLWNCRREVLQQLEAQKSPEELAALVKTELGFLESCLRVNPKSYGTWHHRCWLLGRLPEPNWARELELCARFLEVDERNFHCWDYRRFVAAQAAVPPAEELAFTDSLITRNFSNYSSWHYRSCLLPQLHPQPDSGPQGRLPEDVLLKELELVQNAFFTDPNDQSAWFYHRWLLGRADPQDALRCLHVSRDEACLTVSLSRPVLVGSGTETLLLTVDKSPLAVEWRTPDGRTRPSHVWLCDLPAASLNDQLPQHTFRVIWTAGDAQKECVLLKGRQEGWCRDSATDEQLFRCELSVEKSTVLQSELESCKELQELEPENKWCLLTIILLMRALDPLLYEKETLQYFQTLKAVDPMRAAYLDDLRSKFLLENSVLKMEYAEVRVLHLGHKDLTVLCHLEQLLLVTHLDLSHNRLRALPPALAALRCLEVLQANDNAIESLDGVTSLPRLQELSLCNNRLWQPTLLQPLASCPRLALLHLQGNPLCQAVGTSEHLAELLPSVNSILT; this comes from the exons ATG CACGGGCGCCTGAAGGTGAAGACGTCGGAAGAGCAGGCGGAGGCCAAAAGGCTAGAGCGGGAGCAGAAGCTGAAGCTATACCAGTCAGCCACCCGGACTGTCTTCCAGAAG GCTGGTGAGCTGGATGAATCAGTGCTGGAACTGACAAGCCAGATTCTGGGAGCCAACCCTGACTTTGCCACCCTCTGGAACTGTCGACGCGAGGTGCTTCAGCAGCTGGAAGCCCAAAA GTCCCCCGAGGAGTTGGCGGCCCTGGTGAAGACAGAACTGGGCTTCCTGGAGAGCTGCCTGCGGGTGAACCCCAAGTCCTATGGTACTTGGCACCACCGCTGCTGGCTGCTGGGCCGCCTGCCAGAGCCCAACTGGGCCCGGGAGCTGGAGTTATGTGCCCGCTTCCTCGAGGTCGATGAACGGAACT TTCACTGCTGGGACTACCGGCGTTTTGTGGCTGCGCAGGCAGCTGTGCCCCCTGCAGAGGAGCTAGCCTTCACTGACAGCCTCATCACCCGAAACTTTTCCAACTACTCCTCCTGGCATTACCGCTCCTGTCTCTTGCCCCAGCTGCACCCCCAGCCAGACTCTGGACCACAGGGACGCCTCCCTGAGGATGTGCTCCTCAAAG AGCTGGAGCTGGTACAGAATGCCTTCTTCACTGACCCCAACGATCAGAGCGCCTGGTTTTATCACCGCTGGCTCTTGGGACGAG CTGACCCCCAGGATGCCCTGCGCTGCCTGCACGTGAGCCGGGACGAGGCCTGTCTGACTGTCTCCCTCTCTCGGCCCGTCCTA GTGGGGTCCGGGACAGAGACCTTGCTGCTGACAGTGGACAAGTCACCCCTGGCTGTGGAGTGGAGGACCCCAGATGGCAGGACCCGGCCCAGCCACGTCTGG ctctgtgacttgcCTGCCGCCTCCCTCAATGACCAGTTGCCCCAGCATACATTTCGTGTCATTTGGACAGCAGGCGATGCCCAAAAGGAGTGTGTGCTTTTAAAAG GCCGCCAGGAGGGCTGGTGCCGGGACTCAGCCACGGATGAGCAGCTCTTCAG GTGTGAGCTGTCGGTGGAGAAGTCCACAGTGCTCCAGTCTGAACTTGAATCCTGTAAGGAGCTGCAGGAGCTGGAGCCGGAGAATAAGT GGTGCCTGCTCACCATCATCCTGCTGATGCGGGCACTGGACCCCCTGCTGTATGAGAAAGAGACGCTGCAGTATTTCCAGACCCTCAAG GCCGTGGACCCGATGCGGGCAGCGTACCTGGATGACCTGCGCAGCAAGTTCCTGCTGGAGAACAGCGTGCTCAAGATGGAGTATGCCGAGGTGCGCGTGCTACACCTGGGTCACAAG GATCTGACGGTACTCTGCCATCTGGAACAGCTGCTCTTGGTCACTCATCTGGACCTGTCACACAATCGTCTGCgcgccctgccccctgccctggctGCCCTGCGCTGCCTTGAG gtcCTGCAGGCCAATGATAATGCCATAGAGTCCCTGGATGGTGTCACCAGCCTGCCCCGGCTGCAGGAGCTCTCCCTGTGTAACAACC GCCTCTGGCAGCCCACACTGCTCCAGCCTCTTGCCTCCTGCCCCAGGCTGGCCCTCCTCCACCTGCAGGGCAACCCCCTGTGCCAAGCAGTGGGCACCTCTGAGCACCTGGCTGAGCTGTTGCCTTCAGTTAACAGCATCCTCACCTAG